In Ptychodera flava strain L36383 chromosome 21, AS_Pfla_20210202, whole genome shotgun sequence, a genomic segment contains:
- the LOC139121218 gene encoding FAST kinase domain-containing protein 5, mitochondrial-like, with product MIKKLSTNKKPAMLPVARISKVFLVRPLWRHELQRMPCLRYYSVSCRISQKSQTETSNSSSSNNKERHGTFSAKTYLHPTPKISISLDELFEPESKNDGFDSKAAPRAFYSESEKYQSHVVSSNLNRLDKQNSLKSMNFLGNVSIMKDNMTPAEIVDGFVLLSHLHKDQLLTLVKDKRFDIACEYVIEYSHQFSTQQLVDLLVAMTTLQLSRRHPIFMKLEGECLKRMKTWNTNTQLLVSDAWRLIGRSVPYYNDMLLEQMEIKWRDLTKHQLVQLLYIIGEHRSSVPSLMNKLENAMLRHLEDFTVKEIAAICLGFFKSKFSISSSTILQKFGDVVSQNLRQVDQFTLVSILKVYRHSHFQHRKLFEGIAAVVTPKIYKMTAVAAMHIGLTYATLHLLNRPLLDAIAANAVAKIHNCRCKDIAKYLWTFCSLNYQPSNADEFFSTMVKHIHLQLRDFEDHPEHLISSLLSLAYINRYHHDLINHALNPEFQQIIAERCGLEVSRELFVLDSSVGIECPEYSGSRLPKDFIRRLPKETFGSIHHEMKHRQEIQEVVALLPRVLGSDKYYRCDFILPHFKSLDIEIQFDEQGDLVPKKKVNSINSRDSPRGKRGGLVVPGYALQLNSDLLGELMGQRSRPHKGLRLKARPEGSSPVKLAVLVSSRSHHRYNSTDLLGLQVMKRRQLRRLGYRIVEIPHYEWFEVKENGVEECEKWLRNKIIQATEEPANH from the exons CTGTCAACAAACAAGAAGCCAGCCATGTTGCCAGTAGCACggatttcaaaggtatttctaGTAAGACCCTTGTGGCGTCATGAGCTACAACGAATGCCGTGTTTAAGATACTATTCCGTGAGTTGTCGTATTTCCCAGAAATCACAAACTGAAACTTCCAATAGCAGTAGTTCTAACAACAAAGAGAGACATGGTACTTTCTCTGCCAAGACATATTTACACCCAACGCCAAAGATCAGCATATCTTTAGATGAGTTATTTGAACCAGAGAGTAAAAACGATGGGTTTGATTCCAAAGCTGCGCCTCGTGCCTTTTACTCAGAATCTGAAAAGTACCAGAGTCATGTGGTATCAAGTAATTTGAACAGGTTGGACAAACAGAACTCCTTAAAATCCATGAACTTCCTGGGTAATGTCAGCATTATGAAAGACAATATGACACCGGCTGAAATTGTCGATGGATTCGTCCTTTTGAGTCACTTACACAAAGATCAATTGCTGACCCTTGTGAAGGATAAGAGATTTGATATAGCATGTGAGTATGTTATTGAGTACAGCCATCAGTTCAGCACACAGCAGCTTGTGGATTTGCTGGTGGCCATGACAACATTGCAACTCTCTCGACGACATCCCATCTTCATGAAACTTGAAGGAGAGTGTTTAAAAAGAATGAAGACATGGAATACGAATACTCAACTTCTTGTGTCCGATGCATGGCGCCTCATCGGCCGCAGTGTTCCATACTATAATGACATGCTACTTGAACAAATGGAGATCAAGTGGAGGGATTTGACAAAACACCAGCTTGTCCAGCTTCTTTACATCATCGGGGAGCATCGTTCATCTGTTCCGAGTCTTATGAATAAATTAGAGAATGCGATGTTGAGGCACCTTGAGGACTTCACTGTCAAAGAGATAGCTGCCATTTGCCTCGGATTCTTCAAGTCGAAATTCTCGATATCAAGTAGTACTATACTTCAGAAATTTGGTGATGTTGTCAGCCAGAACTTACGCCAGGTCGATCAGTTTACTTTGGTCAGCATTTTAAAAGTCTACAGACATTCCCACTTTCAGCACAGGAAACTCTTTGAAGGCATCGCTGCCGTAGTCActcccaaaatatacaaaatgacGGCGGTGGCAGCGATGCACATTGGCCTGACCTATGCAACGCTGCACCTCTTGAACAGACCACTCCTGGATGCGATTGCTGCAAACGCTGTGGCAAAGATCCACAACTGTCGCTGCAAAGACATCGCCAAATATCTCTGGACTTTCTGTTCACTCAACTACCAACCGTCAAATGCTGATGAATTCTTTTCTACCATGGTGAAGCACATACATTTACAACTAAGGGACTTTGAAGATCACCCGGAGCATCTGATTTCAAGTTTATTATCTCTGGCGTACATCAATAGATATCACCATGATCTTATCAACCATGCCTTGAATCctgaatttcaacaaatcatTGCAG AGAGGTGTGGCTTGGAAGTGAGTCGGGAATTGTTTGTGTTGGATTCAAGTGTTGGAATAGAATGTCCAGAATATTCTGGAAGTAGACTCCCTAAG GATTTCATTAGAAGACTCCCTAAGGAGACGTTTGGTAGCATTCATCATGAGATGAAACATCGACAAGAAATCCAAGAAGTAGTTGCATTACTTCCCAGAGTGCTCGGCTCTGATAAATACTATCGATGTGATTTCATTTTACCACATTTCAAATCGTTAG ATATAGAAATACAGTTTGATGAACAAGGCGACTTGGTACCGAAGAAAAAAGTGAACAGCATCAACAGTAGGGACAGTCCACGAGGGAAGAGGGGTGGTTTGGTTGTACCAGGTTATGCACTTCAATTAAATTCTGATTTGCTGGGCGAACtgatgggtcaaaggtcaagaccTCATAAAGGGCTAAGGCTAAAGGCAAGACCTGAGGGTAGCAGTCCTGTTAA ATTAGCTGTTTTAGTCAGCAGCCGAAGTCACCATAGATACAATAGTACAGATCTGCTCGGACTTCAAGTGATGAAGCGAAGACAGTTACGTCGTCTTGGTTACAGGATTGTTGAA ATTCCACACTATGAATGGTTTGAAGTGAAAGAAAACGGAGTGGAAGAATGTGAAAAATGGCTGCGGAATAAGATAATACAAGCAACAGAAGAACCAGCAAATCACTAG